ATTCTCTTAACTCCTAAGTATATATATTAGCCCATCTAATCAAAATTAGGTTAGGTGATATCTTAGTCATCATTACTGGTCTTACATTCTCACCCCTTAAAAATCAATATAAAATCAAAATTTTCTCGTCTAAATTAAAATAACTACATAGAGTACTCGTATATTCCATCGCATATATTAAATTAGCGACCAGTCCACATTATACCAATATTTAATCAAAACTATACAACAACAATTACCAAAATTGATCCTTTACGTCACTAAATCAATGAAGTTTGTTGACAAAAAGACAAAACAAATCAATTAAGTAGAAACATCAACGTCATTGACCGCGCCACTAAGAAGCCTCTTGAGAGAAATAACTAGTGGGATTCAGTACTGTGAGAAATTAGGGCTTAAAATTGACATACACAATTCCATTCCTTAGTAAACTATTGTTTTCATTGATATCTTCTCTTTGTTTTTTTTTCACCAGCAACTATATGAACTCCATAGACAAATTATTTTGCAAATTTAAAAAACAAAGGAGATGTCTCATTTAAAACATAGTGAAACAATGAACATACATACAAAAGAAAAAAACTCAACATTAATTTAGATCAGAAGAACAAACCGCGCGCAACCCCATACTTAAAGTTTGAAACTCTTTAAAAAGCCCTAATATATCTATATTTTCTTAACCATTACATAAAATAGCTATCCCCCATCTTTCATCCCAATACAAATATGATATTCAGACCCTAAATTAAGACCCAACTACAATTGAGGTTTTAATTCGAACTACATTAAAGCACCAGAATTAATATAGTTCATGTTGGTCCAAATCTCTCTCCCTGAATCAATATGATCTACATGACCACCTCCTCCTCCTCCCATGTTCATCTCTCCATTTACTTGCCATGGAAATCCCCATAAGACCTTGTTTGGATCACTCATGGCCATTTCCAAACCGCTGCTCCCGTTTCCAAACACATAACCAGTGTTCTCCTTTTGCTGGCTTGTTCCAAACACACTCTCCATGTCAGACTGATGAGAGCTACCGAACTCTGAAGGAAACCCTAGCTGTGAAGAACTCCCCGGAGGTTGCTTGTTCAGCAGGGCAAAGGCTAAGCTAAGATCAATGTGTTCATTGTTACCGAACCCACCGAAACTCGCCGCCGAGAACGCTTTCCCGTCGTGGGAAGCTGGTTCCGGGGTGGTTCTGAGGCTTCTTGTCGCCGAAGATGTGGACCGTTTGTTTTTCCGGCAGCCGCCTCCGACAGGAATGTTCCTTAGGGTTCCACCTTTTGTCCAGTATCTCTTGCATGATTTGCAAAAGTAGCGGGGCTGAGAGAGGCTGTAGTTGTTGTAGTAGCAAAACTTTGTGTTCGTTGAGTCGCAACGTGGACATCTCAGGGCTAGCTCCGGTGGCTGTGGCCTCGCCGCCCCAGTCGCGGGAGAAGGTTTTTTCTGATCGTGATCTAGTTGTGTTGGGTTTGAACATGGTACTCGCATGGCTTCTCTAGCTTTGTTATAGTTCCCATAAACATCCTTAAAGACAAAGAAACCACATCAAGATTCTAATATAGAAAGAAAAAAAAAAAAAAAAGCCATCAAGATTCTAATTTTAATAAACAAAAACAAGTAGTTAGAAACTGTATGTTTCAAAAAAAATTTATTTAGAAATTGTAATGTTTCAAAAAAAAAAGCTATTTAGAAATTGTGGATCTTAATCGTTTACCTGGTGATGTAGCAACTGATCCATAAGAGCTGAATCTGAGACTCCTTGAAGATTATTAGATGAGTATGAGGGTTATGTGAAGGAGCTGGAGATTGTTTCTTGAGATCAGAGAGAATGATGGATATGAGTAGAAACAAAAGGAAACGCCAAGCATATGTATTTATACATGGGAATGTGGGAGGAGAGTGACACGCTATTGTCCTGGCCTCGATCTAATATTATTTATGTAATGTAATATTCTGAGATTTATTGATATTCATAAACAATTGTATGAATAATGTGAACCACAATTCGGAACGTGATTTGGAACAGACTATAAAGCCGCCGTTTATGATTTTTAATATATTTTTACGTAATCGTATCTTACTGTCCATTAATGAAGTATTTTGGACCTCACTGAAATGTTTTGTGAACAGCTAATTAAACAATAAATTACTTGATTACATTTTATAATTGCATAATGATTTTTTCACTGGTGTATTTTTAAAATTTTGTGTACATGCAGTATAACAGGAGGTGACAATTGGATCAATGATTTTGTAGAGTTTTAGATTTTTTTAACAAATATCTCCTTAATATATTAAGTAGTTTGTAAAATGTATTCAACATTTTCTGAAATTATTGAAAAAGTTATTGCATTAGTTATCATAGAAATAAATTTTAAAAATTATTACTGAAAAGTAGAAATTTCCTTTAGAATAGGCATATATAAAAATTGGAATGATTGAGTGAATTTTTTGTTCTTGCTTAAATATTTGAGTAGTATTTGTGGTTTAAAAAAATCAGCATATACAAGTATAACCTCATATGATGGTAAATAAGAAAAATTGAAATGGAAGATTTATATAAAGCATTCTGGATTTTTAATCCTTTAAAATCTTCTTAAGATTTGAACCTATCCATATAAATCAAATCACTAATCTAATATGTCCTCATGTAGAAAGTCAAATAATTTCTGCCGTTTTTAATGATGTCTTAAAATTGTGTGTTTAAGTTATCGCTATGTTACTCCACAATAATGGACGGGTCAAATTCTTTTAGCAGTCAAATATATATGATGATGATGGGTTTCAATCGCTATCAAAAATGTGAAATCGATATACTTGATTAAGATGAACAGTGACCGTACGATGATGGATGAGAGATGGTGTTCTACCTCGGATTCTCATTTCCCACGCACTCTCATCCTCTTTTTATGTCTCAATAGTTCGTCGATGTGTCACCACATGGGACCTATAGTCATCGCTACGTCTTGTTTTTTCCTTATGAGACCGATCTTTTCAAGTAAGTACCTTCATATCGTACTAGAGGAGTGGGCAAATGTCTCTTTTCCCGTTGTGATCCATATTATATATTCTGATTCATCAATCTAAAGACAAATAAAAACATGAATCTTACTCTTACACGTAGCAAATCATATACTATATATATTTGTT
This genomic interval from Brassica oleracea var. oleracea cultivar TO1000 chromosome C2, BOL, whole genome shotgun sequence contains the following:
- the LOC106324747 gene encoding dof zinc finger protein DOF5.3-like; amino-acid sequence: MDQLLHHQDVYGNYNKAREAMRVPCSNPTQLDHDQKKPSPATGAARPQPPELALRCPRCDSTNTKFCYYNNYSLSQPRYFCKSCKRYWTKGGTLRNIPVGGGCRKNKRSTSSATRSLRTTPEPASHDGKAFSAASFGGFGNNEHIDLSLAFALLNKQPPGSSSQLGFPSEFGSSHQSDMESVFGTSQQKENTGYVFGNGSSGLEMAMSDPNKVLWGFPWQVNGEMNMGGGGGGHVDHIDSGREIWTNMNYINSGALM